GCCTCGTCCACACGATCGATACCGGTGATGGCAGCCTGGGTACACCCGTTGATCATCGCGGAATACCGGGCCATATCCCCGTCCCAGCCACCAATCCGCCGCTTCCGGTGGGTTACCGTCCCGAACTCCTGGATGCCCATGGCATCGGATTTCTCGAACGACATCTCGGTGCTGAACGGGCCTTCTCCCACCCGGGTCGGGTAGGCCTTGAAGACCACAATAACATCATCGATCTTTGTCGGGCCCACCCCATTGTCAGCCGCAATCTGGGACGCTGAGGTATCCTTGCTGGTCACGAAAGGATAAGTACCGTAGTAAAGGGAAATTCCAAAACCCTGCGTTCCTTCGAGCAGTACCGTGCTGCCTTTTTTGAGCTCGTCGTCAATAGCCTTGGGAACGTCAAGCAGGTATTCAGCAAGCTCGGGAACATCTTTGGCCTGCGGGGAGACCCTCATGACCCTGTCGGAGTTTGCAGGTCCGCATCCCGAACCGGTACTCCCGATCTTCTTTGAGAGGTGGGCGCTTCCCTTGTCCCGTGCGATATGATCTTCGGTAATGATACCGCAGCGTTTGTCAACGAAGACCCGTCCTTTTACACCCAGCGTTTCCACTTCGTGTTTCAGAACCCTGGGATCGACGAGCACCCCGCTTCCGATACAGAGTTTCGCTTCCTTGTATACAAAGCCGGAAGGAACCATACGGACGCCATATTCCTTGGTTCCAACCTGGACAGTGTGTCCGGCATTCGGACCAACACCGCCGCGAGAGATGATTACAGGTTTATCCTTGTAGGCAATGTGGGCAACAACTTTACCCTTACCTTCATCCCCAAAAAATCCACCAACGATGATCGAGCAACTCATTGTGTTTCATGTAATATTGGTCAAGTTCCAAAATAAAGTATCCCTCAGGACCAGGTAGCATAAAAAAGAGGGTGAGATGCAGGAAAGAGAAATGCCAAACGGAGAATCAGAGCCCTTGTATGAAGGTCTCCATTCTCCCGAGAGCTTCGCTGAGTTCCTTTCGGGAAACTGCATAAGCACACCTCAGGTGGTCTTCCCCGCCCACACCAAAAACACTGCCCGGGACAACGGCAACCCGCTGTTCCTTTAAGAGACGCTCGGCAAATTCCACATCGGATAAACCGGTCTTTTTTACGGAGGGGAACGCGTAGAACGCTCCTTCCGGGACATGGCAGGAGAGACCGATACGGTTGAGACCGGCAACGAACATATTGCGCCGGAGCCGGTATTCGTTAACCATGCTGTTTTTATCTTCTTCGGCCGAACGGAGAGCTTCAAGTGCCCCGACCTGCCCCATCACCGGAGCGCAGAGCATCACGTACTGATGGATTTTCAATGCCGCATCGCAGAGTCCCTTTGGTGCGCAGAGATATCCAATCCGCCATCCGGTCATGGCATAGGCTTTGGAGAATCCATTCAGCGTGATCGTCCGTTCATGGAGATCGCCCACGGTGGCGGCAGCGCAGTGGCGCTTCTCGTACGTCAGTTCCGCATAAACTTCATCGCTGATGAGGAGGAGATCGTGATCGATGACGAGATCTGCGATTGCCTTAAGATCGCTCTCCTCCATGACAGCCCCGGTGGGATTGTTCGGGAAATTGATGATCAGCGCCTTGGATTTTTTCGTTATCTGCTCCGCAAGGGCATCGGGATTCAGCTTGAAATGATCTTTTTCCGTACACCGGACCGGTACGGGTTTTCCGCCGGCAAGTGAGACGCATGGGGCATATGAAACATAGCTTGGCTGGGCTATGAGGATCTCGTCACCCGGGTCCGTAACGGCCCGTATGGCTATGTCAAGGGCTTCTGAAACCCCGCTTGTGATAATAATTTCCTCATCGCCGCTATAGTTGAGCTGGTAATGCTGGGCAAGGTAGCGCGAAAGTGCGTCGCGCAGTGACTGGAGTCCCTTGTTCGAAGTATAGGATGTTGTTCCCTGCTCTATCGAGTAGATGCTCGATTCGCAGATGTTCCATGGGGTACGGAAATCCGGTTCACCCACACCGAGGGAGATGACGTCCTCCATGGTGAGCACAAGATCGAAGAACTTCCGGATACCGGACGGGGGAATCTCCCGCGCACGTTCTGAAACAAAGTTTCGCATCTTCCCGCCTCAGAAACTATAGGGAAGACGTTCGGTCTCCGGTTCTTCAAAGAGCGCATTACCATTCTCCTTATAGGATTTCATGATAATGTGAGTGGCTGTCTCGCGGATACGATCCATAGGAGCGACGTGCTCTGAGACGAATCGCGAAACTTCCTGCATATTCTTCCCGGTTACGATTAACTGGAGATCATATGTTCCGGTAATCAGGCGCAGGGTCTTGACCTGCCGGAAGCGGGAGAGTCGTTCGGCAATGCGATCGTACCCGAAATCCCGCTCGGGGCTAACCTTGAGTTCTATGATTGCAGAGACCTCGCCATTGCCGGCCTTCTCCCAGTTTATAACGGTGGAATACCGTTTAATAACCTGATCGGCTTCCAGAGCATGAACCCGTGCCTCAACCTCACCTGCTGCAAGATTGGTCATGGTCGCGATTTCTTCTGCTGATAGCCGGCTGTTCTCCTCGAGAATACGGAGGAGTTCGAGATCTTTTTCATCCATTTTTCTTTCCCCTTATCTGAACCAGGTTTTCAACCACTTTGCTTCCATCTGGGAGACATCGATATTCTTGAGCCCGTTGAGCCTCTGGTCCTTGAGTACGACTTCGCGGATCTTGGCTGTGTTGGAATCAAACCACATCTCTTTGGTCCTGCCATAGCGCCCGCGGCTCACCACCCGGGTGTTGATCACGCCAAGCATATTCAGCTCTGATATGAGATCGGTTATCCGCCTGTGGGTGAGCACATCGAGCTCGATGGTGGGGGCGATGTCCTGATATATACGTGAGACTTCCCCGCTCGTAAAGATATTCTGCCCCAGCTGTTCGAGAATGAGCATTGAGAAGAGTATCAGTTTACTCTGGGTGGGGAGCGTGGCGATGCACTCGATCATGCTGTCGGTCTCGATCTTAGCCTGGGCGGATTTGACATGCTCTTCGGTAACCTTCGAGGATTCGTCCCGGTCGGCAAGTTCACCGGAGATCCGGAAGAGGTCAAGAGCGCGGCGGGCATCCCCATGTTCCTGGGCTGCAAGGGCCGAACAGAGAGGGATAACTCCTTCAGCAACAGCACCGGGCATGAAGGCGCCTTCCGCACGCTGGGCTAGGATATCCACGAGCTGGGGGGCGTTGTACGGTGGGAAAACTATCTCCTCTTCTGAGAGGGAAGAGAGGACCCTCGGATCCAGAAAATCCTTGAAACTCAGGTCGTTGGAGATCCCGATGATACTCACTTTGGAATTTTTCAGATCGGAGTTGATCCGGGTCAGGTTATAGAGTGTATCATCCCCGCTCTTCTTGACAAGCTTGTCTATTTCATCAAGGACGATAACAAGAACGCCCCCGCCAGCCTCAAGCTGGTTCTTCAGCTCGGCATATACCTGGTCGGTAGGCCACCCGGTCATCGGGATGTGGGTTCTTGTTTTGTCGCTTGATAACTCATCAACAACATCAAGGCACTTGGCAATTTGCGCAAGAACCCGGTACTGGGTATCGATGACCTCGCAGTTAAGGTGGACAATCCGGCAGAGAGTTCCCATCTTACTGCTCGCTTTCTCGAGTTCAGATCCCACGTACCGGACGCAGGCAGTCTTACCCGTTCCGGTCTTACCGTAGATAAGAATATTTGAGGGGGTTTCGTTCCGGAGGGACGGCGCCAGAATAGATGCTACCTCATCGATCTGAGGTTTCCGATGGGGCAGGATCTGGGGACGGTAAGAGTGCCGGAGCACTTCGCGATCCTTGAAGATCCTATTATTGCTCAGGTATTTTTTGAAAAGTCCGGTTGATGTATCTTCTGGTTCGGGCATGATCACACTGTGGAGCTGAGCATTAGCAGCATGAGGCAAAAAAACGATCGGTTTCGCTGGGTTATAAACCCCTTTATTTCCAGTGGAATTTTCTTTAATTTTAGTTTAAATAAGAAAATACGGTATATTTTGCCTATTACCATTTTATTATTTTAATAAATGGTTAACCAGCATTTTTCCTTTAATCTTTGGTATTTCTATGGATTCCGGCTGGTTATTTACATAGTGTTCCTTTCCGTTTCGATTTCCAACCGGGGGACCCCTTTGTTTCGTGTGGAACTTTTTCCAAAATTAATGCAGATTGATCTAATAAAAAAAATTATAAAGTAGATCCATATGATTATATGCATCTAATAATATATAAATCATTCTAAATTGAAAACAATAGAATTTTTTCTTATATTCCAAAAAATCAAATAATATTTAATTAAAGTCTAAAACAAAGGAAAATTGTTCCAGAGGAAATGAAGGGGTAGGACCCCCCCAAAAAAAGAAACTTGGCTAAGTATCTGTACTTACCAACATACATGAATGGGATCTGAAGTGAAAAGTTACTCTATAACACTCTGCCATCTTCAAATCCGTAACCTATTGAATACAACTTTACATACCAGCGTTGCTGTCGAAGTTCGTTAGTCCCGTTATAGAAAACCAGTGTATAGAAAGATTAAACCAGATTGAATCACCAGCAGCGTTACTGGCGGGATCTCTCTCGAGTTTACTTATGCTATATGATCAGACCGTAATGGGATCTATCATCTCCTCAGGAATTCACTTAACAGAATACTGGCAACATACTGGTATCATGAACAAGGATCACGTGCACCCATTCCCCATATCAGCAGCGGTTATCACGGTCTCCAGCACCCGGGTGCCAGAGAACGATACCAGCGGGACAACCATAAAAAAACTTCTCGCAGAGAAGGATATTCCGGTTAGTTACTACGCAATCGTTCCGGATCGTATCGATGCCATCCGGGACGGACTCTTTGCAGCACTCAAAACAGCAAACTGTATCGTTATCAATGGTGGAACCGGTCTCACCTTCGATGACTGTACAATTGAAGCAGTCTCACCACTTCTTGAGAAAAGGATGGACGGTTTTGGAGAGCTCTTCCGGATGAAGAGCCTTGCCCAGATCGGGACATCGTCCATGTTGTCCCGGGCTGTTGCCGGTATCATTCACGGAAAAGCAGTTTTCTGTATCCCCGGCTCCACCCCCGCAGTCACGCTGGCAACAACAGAACTGATCCTCCCGGAGATTACACACATCCTCAGTCATGCCAACCGGTAAGAATAGAAGGCACCCCCGCTCATGCCTGTTTTAAACAGGATAAAATCCCCGTTATCGCATAACGTCCAGCAGGGCAACGCGTTCAAGGATAAGATCAACAATCCGGTCTTTGTTTTGTAGGGTCTGAAGTTCTTCAATGGGGATATCGAACAACTTCATGAGAGATTTCTCGCGATCCGGATCCATGCTGTTCCAGGAGTCTCCGGATACGAACTCCATGCTCGGTATGAGTGCCGTAAAAACCTCTTCGCATGGACAAGGCGAGCAGCAGCATACCCAGAGCCGGTTCTTCCCCTCGTGAATACCAAACGATGCCCCGATGTTGCACTGACGGGAGCCTGCTGCATAGAGGAGTGCCTCCATCTCAAAAGTATTGGATATTGCGGATCCATCCCGGAACGATCGTACGGCATGATCGACTGCTGCCTGAACATGTGCACTGCCAGCAACCATATCCGCATTAAAACAGATGATATGCGCATTATGCACCTGTGCAACTGATCTGACCGCTACAAGAAATGCCGGACGATCTGCAATTATGCATTCTGCTGCCCGGATCTCTCCTACATCCCCATCCCCCATCATGCCCTCACCTGAACTGAGAGAAGGTTGACTGCCCGGCCATATTATCCTGACTGGTAGGGTCTGGTACTCCTTTCGCATTTTGCAGCTGTGTAAAGATCTGTTCCGCGATCCCCCGCCCGAGTATCTTAGTGACAGCCTCTATACCTGCGGCCCGGACCGCATCGGGTGTAGTGAGGGAGTTGTTGAAGAGCCGGCGGGCCCGGACCCTTCCTATTCCCCGCAGTTTCACGAGCGGGAGCAGTTCGCGCCGGATGCCGTTCTTCATGCAGATCTCATAATCCCGGATTGCAGGATGGAATGCAGGCACAAACATGCGCGAGAGCTCGGCGCTGGCATGGAGCAGCCAGTTGACGCTTTCCACCATACCATAGATATCACCGGGTCCTACCGAATACCGCTCGCAGATCTTTGCATCGGTGAGTTCATCAGTCCAGTCCGAAAGGAGCATCGCGGTCTTGAGAGCCCGGTAGTACTCTTCGATCTCCTCCTCATCTGAGGGGTACGGGGACCAGAGCTCGGTCTCGTGGGCTTCAATCATGCGATCAATTGCCGGCTGGTCGGCATTACGTGCATACAGTTTTGGCATGTCCGGCGTGCTGCAGATCGTCTGGAGCAGGCCGAGATCGGCATAGTTTTCCTGCTCCCGCAGGGCACGTATGATCATCGCTGCGCTCCGGGGATCGATGTAGAGCCGGGAAACAAGTGAGCCGAACTCCGTTGAACCGAGGTGTTCACCGAGTTCCAGCACCATCTCTGCATCGATGAGGAATTTAAGAGCAGCATCGACCGCCCGCTGCATGAGCCTGCCCTGCCGGTGCTCGTGCACGTAGAAGCTCCGGTTCATGAAGGATGCCAGTTCCCCACGGGTACCGGCGAACCCGGAGGCGATGATGGAGAGGACGTGGGTATAGAGAGCGGAAGGCTCTGCGATCTTCGAGTGGACCTCTTCAGCAGGCGCCTCGATATAGCATTCGAAGAGCTCTTCTACCTGTCGCTCATCCTTGGCAATGAGTACTGCCTCGCCGTAGGGATCGAGTCGTGGCCGGCCGGCCCTTCCTGCCATCTGATGATACTCGCTGACCGGTATCGGCTGCATACCCTCTCCGGCAGAAAATCGCAGGTAGTCGCGGATGATTACCCGGCGTGCTGGAAGGTTGAGACCGGCCGCCAGAGTCGGGGTCGAGGAAATACACTTGATATAGCCTTTCCTGAACCCTTCCTCCACAACTGCTCTCTCGGCACGGCTCAGCCCGGCATGGTGGAAGGCAGCTCCCTGGCCAACGCAGAGTGCAAGGGTTTTGGCCATCTCAGTCTCCGCACCACCGGAAATCCTCTCGGCATATGATTTGAGTTCCGGCTCCCCGCTCTTAATTGCTCCGGCCGCCCGTTTTGCAAATGCCTCTGCATTCCGGCGAGAAGACACAAAAACAAGGCACTGACCCCCCTCGGCAATAGTGTCCAGGCAGAGGTTGATGTCATCGTAATTTTTGGATACAGCCTTAACACGCCGTTCTCCTTCCCGGAAATGAATCCGGTCGTTGCAGAAAACCCCCTGCCGGAGATCGACGGGTCTCCAGGTGCTCGTAACGAGCTCCGCTTCAAGCCAGCCGGCAAGGGTTTTCGGGTTGCCGATCGTTGCCGAGAGCCCGATAACCTGCATGCCGGGATTACGGTAGCACATCTTGGCAATGACCATCTCGAGTGTAGGCCCGCGGTTTTCAGAATCAACAAGATGGACTTCATCAACAACAAGAAGCGTGATATCCTGGATCCAGCGGGCACTGTTGCGCAGCAGGGAATCGACTTTCTCGCTCGTTGCAACAATGATATCGTTCTTCCCGAGCAGGTCGTCCCGGCGGTCAAAATCACCGGTTGCGATGCCGACCCTGACACCTTTGTTGGTGAATTCATCGAACTTCTCGCTCGCGAGTGCCTTGAGGGGAACGATATAGAGACACTTACCTTTTTGGGCGATGTGGGTATGCATCGCCATCTCGGCGATCAGGGTCTTGCCGCTCGCGGTAGGGATTGCTACGAGAAGGTTCTTTCCCTGGAGCATTCCCCTGCTAATGCAGTCGGCCTGGGGCGGGTAGAGTTCGGTTATTCCTGAGGAAATATATTTTTCTTTCAGATCTGCAGGAATAGGGATCTCGCAGGTCTTCATATCATACCCTC
Above is a window of uncultured Methanoregula sp. DNA encoding:
- a CDS encoding adenylosuccinate synthetase, translating into MSCSIIVGGFFGDEGKGKVVAHIAYKDKPVIISRGGVGPNAGHTVQVGTKEYGVRMVPSGFVYKEAKLCIGSGVLVDPRVLKHEVETLGVKGRVFVDKRCGIITEDHIARDKGSAHLSKKIGSTGSGCGPANSDRVMRVSPQAKDVPELAEYLLDVPKAIDDELKKGSTVLLEGTQGFGISLYYGTYPFVTSKDTSASQIAADNGVGPTKIDDVIVVFKAYPTRVGEGPFSTEMSFEKSDAMGIQEFGTVTHRKRRIGGWDGDMARYSAMINGCTQAAITGIDRVDEACFGVTEYSRLTKKAKDFLKQAEEDIGSPVTLISTGPEITQIIDLRDEMV
- a CDS encoding aminotransferase class I/II-fold pyridoxal phosphate-dependent enzyme; this encodes MRNFVSERAREIPPSGIRKFFDLVLTMEDVISLGVGEPDFRTPWNICESSIYSIEQGTTSYTSNKGLQSLRDALSRYLAQHYQLNYSGDEEIIITSGVSEALDIAIRAVTDPGDEILIAQPSYVSYAPCVSLAGGKPVPVRCTEKDHFKLNPDALAEQITKKSKALIINFPNNPTGAVMEESDLKAIADLVIDHDLLLISDEVYAELTYEKRHCAAATVGDLHERTITLNGFSKAYAMTGWRIGYLCAPKGLCDAALKIHQYVMLCAPVMGQVGALEALRSAEEDKNSMVNEYRLRRNMFVAGLNRIGLSCHVPEGAFYAFPSVKKTGLSDVEFAERLLKEQRVAVVPGSVFGVGGEDHLRCAYAVSRKELSEALGRMETFIQGL
- a CDS encoding Lrp/AsnC family transcriptional regulator, encoding MDEKDLELLRILEENSRLSAEEIATMTNLAAGEVEARVHALEADQVIKRYSTVINWEKAGNGEVSAIIELKVSPERDFGYDRIAERLSRFRQVKTLRLITGTYDLQLIVTGKNMQEVSRFVSEHVAPMDRIRETATHIIMKSYKENGNALFEEPETERLPYSF
- a CDS encoding ORC1-type DNA replication protein; this translates as MPEPEDTSTGLFKKYLSNNRIFKDREVLRHSYRPQILPHRKPQIDEVASILAPSLRNETPSNILIYGKTGTGKTACVRYVGSELEKASSKMGTLCRIVHLNCEVIDTQYRVLAQIAKCLDVVDELSSDKTRTHIPMTGWPTDQVYAELKNQLEAGGGVLVIVLDEIDKLVKKSGDDTLYNLTRINSDLKNSKVSIIGISNDLSFKDFLDPRVLSSLSEEEIVFPPYNAPQLVDILAQRAEGAFMPGAVAEGVIPLCSALAAQEHGDARRALDLFRISGELADRDESSKVTEEHVKSAQAKIETDSMIECIATLPTQSKLILFSMLILEQLGQNIFTSGEVSRIYQDIAPTIELDVLTHRRITDLISELNMLGVINTRVVSRGRYGRTKEMWFDSNTAKIREVVLKDQRLNGLKNIDVSQMEAKWLKTWFR
- a CDS encoding molybdenum cofactor biosynthesis protein B, with translation MNKDHVHPFPISAAVITVSSTRVPENDTSGTTIKKLLAEKDIPVSYYAIVPDRIDAIRDGLFAALKTANCIVINGGTGLTFDDCTIEAVSPLLEKRMDGFGELFRMKSLAQIGTSSMLSRAVAGIIHGKAVFCIPGSTPAVTLATTELILPEITHILSHANR
- the cgi121 gene encoding KEOPS complex subunit Cgi121, whose translation is MMGDGDVGEIRAAECIIADRPAFLVAVRSVAQVHNAHIICFNADMVAGSAHVQAAVDHAVRSFRDGSAISNTFEMEALLYAAGSRQCNIGASFGIHEGKNRLWVCCCSPCPCEEVFTALIPSMEFVSGDSWNSMDPDREKSLMKLFDIPIEELQTLQNKDRIVDLILERVALLDVMR
- a CDS encoding ATP-dependent DNA helicase, with the protein product MKTCEIPIPADLKEKYISSGITELYPPQADCISRGMLQGKNLLVAIPTASGKTLIAEMAMHTHIAQKGKCLYIVPLKALASEKFDEFTNKGVRVGIATGDFDRRDDLLGKNDIIVATSEKVDSLLRNSARWIQDITLLVVDEVHLVDSENRGPTLEMVIAKMCYRNPGMQVIGLSATIGNPKTLAGWLEAELVTSTWRPVDLRQGVFCNDRIHFREGERRVKAVSKNYDDINLCLDTIAEGGQCLVFVSSRRNAEAFAKRAAGAIKSGEPELKSYAERISGGAETEMAKTLALCVGQGAAFHHAGLSRAERAVVEEGFRKGYIKCISSTPTLAAGLNLPARRVIIRDYLRFSAGEGMQPIPVSEYHQMAGRAGRPRLDPYGEAVLIAKDERQVEELFECYIEAPAEEVHSKIAEPSALYTHVLSIIASGFAGTRGELASFMNRSFYVHEHRQGRLMQRAVDAALKFLIDAEMVLELGEHLGSTEFGSLVSRLYIDPRSAAMIIRALREQENYADLGLLQTICSTPDMPKLYARNADQPAIDRMIEAHETELWSPYPSDEEEIEEYYRALKTAMLLSDWTDELTDAKICERYSVGPGDIYGMVESVNWLLHASAELSRMFVPAFHPAIRDYEICMKNGIRRELLPLVKLRGIGRVRARRLFNNSLTTPDAVRAAGIEAVTKILGRGIAEQIFTQLQNAKGVPDPTSQDNMAGQSTFSQFR